In the Sphingobacterium sp. PCS056 genome, TTACTTTTAACCGGACAAGCAGGCACGGAGAAACCCTAAAAAAGTTCAACCAATCGCCAAAAAGAAATCACCTCTTATAGTTTTCTTCCAGTACCTTTACTATATCCGTTTCGCGGAACAGGATTTTCCTTTCCAGTTTGATAAACGGGATCAGGCCATCGTCCCGGTACTGTTGCAGTGTACGTCTGCTGATATGCAGCATAGCACACACCTGATCGCCAGTCAGGTAGATTTCTCCCCTTAACAGCGGGTGAAAATTTTCCCGAATAAATAACAGTTCATTTTTGATACGCACCAGTAATTCCAGTAATGCCAGTACATCGTCGTTTGAGTTTCCGATATGTTTCATGGCGTTCACTTTTTTGATGCGGTATCCGACTGCATTAACCTTTCAATATCAGCCATCCGAAAGAAGTTTTTCCGGTTGATCCGGGTAGCTTCGAGAAGTCCTTTTGCACAGTAAGTCTGCACCGTTCTTTTGCTCACACCCAATAGCTGACACACTTCCTGCTGATCCAACCACCTACTTTTTTGTTGTAGCGAGCGGTACGGCCGCGTTATTTCACTGACCAATTCACCCACTGCCTTTAATTCCCTACTCAGTGTACTTATTACCTGAACATCCAAAACCGTTAATTCCATATTTCCTCATTTTAATCCTACTTCGCGTTCTTACTCGATTTTTGGTACATGTTGTGAACCATAAATTTACGTATTAAAAGCGTTGATGACCCATACAAAATATAATGAGGTCATTCTGTCTGCCCATCGGTACAGGTTGGCATCGCTCACGGATCAAAAAAGAAGCTGCTTACCGATGCGGCACGGAAAAGCTTTATCCCGAAAACAGAAAATTGAACTAACCACAATAATTTTATATATTTACCCCGAAGCCAGAAAGAAATGATAACCAATAAGCCACTGAATGATACGGCGCTGCTCTTTGACCTAAAGAACGGCAGCGTAAAGGCTTTTGACGAAATCTACGGCCGTTACAAACGTCCGATTACCATAAACCTTTTTGCCCTTTTAAAAGACCGTGATCTGGTCGAAGAAACCTTGCAGGAATTATTCTGCCGTCTATGGGAAAAGCGCGGGAATATTGATCCGCAGCAATCCGTACAGGCATACCTATACCGCATTGCGGGCAATCTGGTAAACGATCATTTTAGGAACATAGCCAAAAACCGTCGCTTGGCAGCAAGATTCTGGGAAGTCATACAGGCGCAGACACAGAGCCAACCCGAAGCCGACATACAAAAGGCAATGGACGAAGCCCTGTTCAGAACCATCGAACAGCTACCCCCACAATGTCAGCGCGTATTTAAACTTTGCAAGATCGAAGGCAAAAGCTACGAGGAAGTAAGTACGATACTGGGCATTTCCGTTTCCGCGGTCAAGGACAATATCATTCGGGCAAACCGTTTTCTGCACGCCCATTACAGCTACGAAGCGGTTACAGCCGTATTTCTGGTCACTTCATACGTCCTTAAAGACCTGAACTGATCTATATTTTTCAAAAAAAACATTTTCCCACCTGCCCGAAAGCTGACCATGCGCGTATTACGACAAAAAACACACCGTGGCAGAAAAAGAACATATCCAAAAGCTGTTTAACCGATACCTGGCAAACACCATTACACGTGAGGAATACGGCGAACTGCTCAATCATTTTAATATCGATGCCCATGCAGAAGATACCCGCGACCTACTGTTCACGGCCGTCCATGCAGAGGGCTTAAATCCCGGTGTCAGCGA is a window encoding:
- a CDS encoding helix-turn-helix domain-containing protein; this translates as MKHIGNSNDDVLALLELLVRIKNELLFIRENFHPLLRGEIYLTGDQVCAMLHISRRTLQQYRDDGLIPFIKLERKILFRETDIVKVLEENYKR
- a CDS encoding helix-turn-helix domain-containing protein, with the translated sequence MELTVLDVQVISTLSRELKAVGELVSEITRPYRSLQQKSRWLDQQEVCQLLGVSKRTVQTYCAKGLLEATRINRKNFFRMADIERLMQSDTASKK
- a CDS encoding RNA polymerase sigma factor; translation: MITNKPLNDTALLFDLKNGSVKAFDEIYGRYKRPITINLFALLKDRDLVEETLQELFCRLWEKRGNIDPQQSVQAYLYRIAGNLVNDHFRNIAKNRRLAARFWEVIQAQTQSQPEADIQKAMDEALFRTIEQLPPQCQRVFKLCKIEGKSYEEVSTILGISVSAVKDNIIRANRFLHAHYSYEAVTAVFLVTSYVLKDLN